The stretch of DNA CTCGCCCGGTGCCATCGACGCCGGCGACGACGAGGTGGCCGCGGACGGTGCCGCCGTCGAACCGACGGGCGTCATCGAGAACACCGTCGAGCAGGAACGGACCCGCGTCGAGACGCTGCTGGCGGAGGACGGCATCAACCACGCCGAGGTCCGGGCGGACGTCCAGGAGACGATGACCCAGCACGTCAACGTCTTCCGGGAGGAAGACGGCCTGAAGCAGGCCCTGCGTGACATCCGTCGGGCCCGCCAGGAGTACAAGGACGTCGCCGTCGAGGACCCCTCGCGGACGTTCAACACCGACCTCATCCACACCATCGAGACCCGCAACATCCTCGACGTGGCCGAGGCGATCACGCTCGGCGCGCTCGCACGCGAGGAGTTCCGCGGCGCTCACTGGCGCGCCGAACACCAGGAGCGCAAGGACGACGAGTGGATCAAGCACACGATGCTGGCCTGGAACGACGGCACCCCCGAGCTCTACTACAAGCCGGTCATCCTCGAGGGCGACGAGGAGACCTACGAACCGAAAGAGCGGTCGTACTAGCTCGCACCCACCAGCACGAACTGGCTCTCCGTCTCGCCGTTCCGTATCTGTCGGGTCGACGCGGAGTCGATCCGTAGCGCGTCGCCGGCCGTCATCTCCACCGCCTCGCCGCCGACCGTGACCGTCGCCGCGCCGTCGACGAGCACGTAGACCTCCTCCTGTCCGTTGTCCCCGTGATCGTGGGGTTTGCCCGTCCAGCCCGGTTCACAGTCGACGATCGTGACGCCGACGTTCTCGCAGTCCAGCGGGTCACGGAGGAAGTGCATCGCCCCCGCCACCGGATCGGTGTCCGCGTACGTACACTTCGTGTAGCTCACGAACGGAGTCGTGTCCCCGCCGGAAAGTGGCCGCTGCCGGCACGTGCCAGCCCGGGCGAGTGTGGTGCTATCCCGTCACATATTTGGTCGCCGGGGTCCAACGGACGACCGTCTGGAAGGGTGGCTCAGTGGTAGAGCGCTGCCGGGCGATATGCCAGAATCCTGTTCGGCAGTTTCCCTCGCAGGGCTCCGCGTGGTTCGAATCCCGCCCCTTCCACTCTTGCGGCGAACAACTCGTGAGCCGCAGGTGGTGGCCGGGATTCGAGCACGCGAGACGAGCGGAGCGAGTCTCGCACCTGTTCGAGTCCCGCCCGGTCCATTTTTCCGAGGAGTCGACCGGTCCGGTCGGACAGCAGCGACGCGTCGGATCGCCGTCGCTGGAGAGCGACACTGAAAGAGAGTGGGG from Haloarcula litorea encodes:
- a CDS encoding cupin domain-containing protein — protein: MSYTKCTYADTDPVAGAMHFLRDPLDCENVGVTIVDCEPGWTGKPHDHGDNGQEEVYVLVDGAATVTVGGEAVEMTAGDALRIDSASTRQIRNGETESQFVLVGAS